One genomic segment of Carassius carassius chromosome 21, fCarCar2.1, whole genome shotgun sequence includes these proteins:
- the LOC132097336 gene encoding cyclin-dependent kinase 11B-like isoform X1 encodes MGDEKETWKVKTLDEILQEKKRRRELEEKSDPKRPKNTDDRESKRDTPEEGELRDNRMEITIRNSPYTREDSTEDRGEEDESLAIKPPPQQMTRKDKSYHRKEEKRKDKRRRRSHSAEGAGKHTHTKDKEKEREDERRKRPWRDDTKSRLDYEREKRRDQARAHSRRERDRLEQLERQRERERKLREQQQKEQRELKERERREEERRKQREPRRDGPVSHHRGAPADEYTDKGRSRHRSRSRSPARQQREVKAESSEQHRVREVKMDDKNPLSELQDISDSERKTSTPESSMGSGSEEEEGEENEEESSSQSEGEEEGESGSDSVGSEHSEGAMSDEEQSEEEEEDRENGNHIPPIPESRFDHDSEVSVEEEEEEEAAEEAGDVTPQSPSHSATPEDNFIPESPPISPVELKKELPKYLPALQGCRSVEEFQCLNRIEEGTYGVVYRAKDKKTDEIVALKRLKMEKEKEGFPITSLREINTILKAQHPNIVTVREIVVGSNMDKIYIVMNYVEHDLKSLMETMKQPFLPGEVKTLMIQLLRGVRHLHDNWILHRDLKTSNLLLSHKGILKIGDFGLAREYGSPLKPYTPVVVTLWYRSPDLLLGAKEYSTAVDMWSVGCIFGELLTQKPLFPGKSEIDQINKVFKDLGSPSEKIWPGYSELPAVKKMTFTEYPYNNLRKRFGALLSDQGFDLMNKFLTYCPAKRISADEALKHEYFRESPLPIEPSMFPTWPAKSEQQRVKRGTSPRPPEGGQDFSQLGDDDLKETGFHLTTANQGASKAGPGFSLKF; translated from the exons ATGGGGGACGAAAAGGAAACCTGGAAAGTTAAGACATTAGACGAAATCCTACAAGAGAAGAAACGCAGACGAGAGCTGGAAGAGAAGAGTGACCCTAAACGCCCGAAGAAC ACGGATGATCGGGAATCCAAACGGGACACTCCGGAGGAAGGAGAGCTACGAGACAACAGGATGGAAATAACCATCAGGAATTCCCCCTACACACGGGAAGACTCGACggaggacag AGGAGAGGAGGACGAGTCTCTGGCCATCAAACCCCCCCCACAGCAGATGACACGGAAAGACAAGTCCTACCACAGAAaagaggagaagaggaaggacaagAGGAGGCGCAGGAGTCACTCTGCAGAAGGAG CTGGGAAACACACGCACACCAAAGACAAGGAGAAGGAGCGAGAAGATGAGAGAAGGAAGAGACCGTGGCGGGACGACACTAAATCTAGACTAGATTACGAACGCGAGAAACGGAGGGATCAAGCCAGAGCTCACTCCCGCCGAGAgag GGATCGACTGGAGCAGCTGGAGCGCCAGCGGGAACGAGAGCGCAAGCTCCGAGAGCAGCAGCAGAAGGAGCAGAGAGAGCTGAAGGAgcgagagaggagagaagaggagcgcCGCAAGCAGAGAGAGCCCCGCAGGGACG ggccTGTGTCTCATCACAGAGGAGCTCCTGCAGACGAGTACACAGATAAAGGGCGCTCGCGTCACCGAAGCCGCAGCCGAAGCCCTGCTCGCCAGCAGAGAGAGGTCAAAGCTGAGAGCAGCGAACAACACCGAG tGCGAGAGGTTAAGATGGATGATAAAAACCCCCTGTCTGAGCTACAGGACATCAGTGACAGTGAGAGGAAGACCAGCACACCAGAGTCATCCATGG GCTCTGGGTCTGAGGAAGAGGAAGGTGAAGAGAATGAAGAAGAGTCCAGCAGTCAGAGTGAGGGAGAGGAAGAGGGCGAGTCAGGATCAGACTCTGTGGGGTCAGAACACAGCGAAG GTGCAATGAGTGATGAAGAACAgtcagaggaggaagaagaggaccGAGAAAATGGAAACCACATTCCTCCCA TTCCAGAGTCCCGGTTTGATCATGACTCGGAGGTGAGtgttgaggaagaggaggaagaagaggcagCCGAGGAGGCCGGAGACGTCACCCCACAGTCTCCCTCTCATTCAGCCACTCCAGAAGACAACTTCATCCCCGAATCACCACCCATCTCACCCGTAGAGCTGAAGAAAGAGCTGCCCAAATACCTGCCGGCTCTACAG GGCTGCCGGAGCGTGGAGGAGTTCCAGTGCTTGAACCGCATTGAAGAAGGCACTTACGGTGTCGTCTACAGAGCCAAAGACAAGAAGACGGATGAAATCGTGGCCCTGAAGCGACTGAAgatggagaaggagaaggagggcTTTCCCATCACCTCCCTCAGAGAGATCAACACCATCCTGAAGGCCCAGCACCCCAACATCGTCACCGTCCGG GAGATCGTTGTGGGAAGTAATATGGATAAAATCTACATTGTGATGAATTATGTGGAGCATGATCTGAAGAGTCTAATGGAGACCATGAAACAGCCCTTCCTGCCCG GTGAAGTCAAGACACTGATGATCCAGCTGCTGAGAGGCGTCCGTCATCTCCATGATAACTGGATCCTCCACCGTGACCTGAAGACCTCCAACCTGCTGCTGAGCCACAAAGGCATTCTGAAG ATTGGAGACTTTGGTTTGGCTCGAGAGTACGGCTCTCCGCTCAAGCCCTACACACCTGTGGTGGTCACGCTGTGGTACCGCTCACCTGATCTGCTGCTGGGGGCAAAG GAATACTCCACAGCGGTGGACATGTGGTCGGTCGGCTGTATATTTGGAGAACTTCTCACACAGAAACCTTTATTCCCTGGCAAATCAGAGATCGATCAAATCAACAAAGTTTTTAAG gacttGGGCTCTCCCAGTGAGAAGATTTGGCCGGGATACAGCGAGCTGCCTGCGGTGAAGAAGATGACTTTCACAGAATATCCTTACAATAACCTGCGCAAGCGCTTTGGGGCGCTGCTGTCCGACCAGGGCTTTGACCTCATGAACAA ATTTCTGACGTACTGCCCTGCCAAGCGGATCAGCGCTGATGAAGCACTTAAACACGAGTATTTCCGTGAGTCTCCGCTCCCCATCGAGCCCTCCATGTTCCCCACCTGGCCGGCCAAGAGCGAGCAGCAGCGGGTGAAGAGAGGAACGAGCCCACGGCCGCCGGAGGGAGGACAGGACTTCAGCCAGCTG GGTGATGATGATCTTAAAGAAACTGGTTTCCATTTGACCACTGCTAACCAGGGCGCCTCCAAAGCCGGTCCAGGATTCAGCTTGAAGTTCTGA
- the LOC132097336 gene encoding cyclin-dependent kinase 11B-like isoform X3 has translation MDDKNPLSELQDISDSERKTSTPESSMGSGSEEEEGEENEEESSSQSEGEEEGESGSDSVGSEHSEGAMSDEEQSEEEEEDRENGNHIPPIPESRFDHDSEVSVEEEEEEEAAEEAGDVTPQSPSHSATPEDNFIPESPPISPVELKKELPKYLPALQGCRSVEEFQCLNRIEEGTYGVVYRAKDKKTDEIVALKRLKMEKEKEGFPITSLREINTILKAQHPNIVTVREIVVGSNMDKIYIVMNYVEHDLKSLMETMKQPFLPGEVKTLMIQLLRGVRHLHDNWILHRDLKTSNLLLSHKGILKIGDFGLAREYGSPLKPYTPVVVTLWYRSPDLLLGAKEYSTAVDMWSVGCIFGELLTQKPLFPGKSEIDQINKVFKDLGSPSEKIWPGYSELPAVKKMTFTEYPYNNLRKRFGALLSDQGFDLMNKFLTYCPAKRISADEALKHEYFRESPLPIEPSMFPTWPAKSEQQRVKRGTSPRPPEGGQDFSQLGDDDLKETGFHLTTANQGASKAGPGFSLKF, from the exons ATGGATGATAAAAACCCCCTGTCTGAGCTACAGGACATCAGTGACAGTGAGAGGAAGACCAGCACACCAGAGTCATCCATGG GCTCTGGGTCTGAGGAAGAGGAAGGTGAAGAGAATGAAGAAGAGTCCAGCAGTCAGAGTGAGGGAGAGGAAGAGGGCGAGTCAGGATCAGACTCTGTGGGGTCAGAACACAGCGAAG GTGCAATGAGTGATGAAGAACAgtcagaggaggaagaagaggaccGAGAAAATGGAAACCACATTCCTCCCA TTCCAGAGTCCCGGTTTGATCATGACTCGGAGGTGAGtgttgaggaagaggaggaagaagaggcagCCGAGGAGGCCGGAGACGTCACCCCACAGTCTCCCTCTCATTCAGCCACTCCAGAAGACAACTTCATCCCCGAATCACCACCCATCTCACCCGTAGAGCTGAAGAAAGAGCTGCCCAAATACCTGCCGGCTCTACAG GGCTGCCGGAGCGTGGAGGAGTTCCAGTGCTTGAACCGCATTGAAGAAGGCACTTACGGTGTCGTCTACAGAGCCAAAGACAAGAAGACGGATGAAATCGTGGCCCTGAAGCGACTGAAgatggagaaggagaaggagggcTTTCCCATCACCTCCCTCAGAGAGATCAACACCATCCTGAAGGCCCAGCACCCCAACATCGTCACCGTCCGG GAGATCGTTGTGGGAAGTAATATGGATAAAATCTACATTGTGATGAATTATGTGGAGCATGATCTGAAGAGTCTAATGGAGACCATGAAACAGCCCTTCCTGCCCG GTGAAGTCAAGACACTGATGATCCAGCTGCTGAGAGGCGTCCGTCATCTCCATGATAACTGGATCCTCCACCGTGACCTGAAGACCTCCAACCTGCTGCTGAGCCACAAAGGCATTCTGAAG ATTGGAGACTTTGGTTTGGCTCGAGAGTACGGCTCTCCGCTCAAGCCCTACACACCTGTGGTGGTCACGCTGTGGTACCGCTCACCTGATCTGCTGCTGGGGGCAAAG GAATACTCCACAGCGGTGGACATGTGGTCGGTCGGCTGTATATTTGGAGAACTTCTCACACAGAAACCTTTATTCCCTGGCAAATCAGAGATCGATCAAATCAACAAAGTTTTTAAG gacttGGGCTCTCCCAGTGAGAAGATTTGGCCGGGATACAGCGAGCTGCCTGCGGTGAAGAAGATGACTTTCACAGAATATCCTTACAATAACCTGCGCAAGCGCTTTGGGGCGCTGCTGTCCGACCAGGGCTTTGACCTCATGAACAA ATTTCTGACGTACTGCCCTGCCAAGCGGATCAGCGCTGATGAAGCACTTAAACACGAGTATTTCCGTGAGTCTCCGCTCCCCATCGAGCCCTCCATGTTCCCCACCTGGCCGGCCAAGAGCGAGCAGCAGCGGGTGAAGAGAGGAACGAGCCCACGGCCGCCGGAGGGAGGACAGGACTTCAGCCAGCTG GGTGATGATGATCTTAAAGAAACTGGTTTCCATTTGACCACTGCTAACCAGGGCGCCTCCAAAGCCGGTCCAGGATTCAGCTTGAAGTTCTGA
- the LOC132097336 gene encoding cyclin-dependent kinase 11B-like isoform X2, producing the protein MGDEKETWKVKTLDEILQEKKRRRELEEKSDPKRPKNTDDRESKRDTPEEGELRDNRMEITIRNSPYTREDSTEDRDRLEQLERQRERERKLREQQQKEQRELKERERREEERRKQREPRRDGPVSHHRGAPADEYTDKGRSRHRSRSRSPARQQREVKAESSEQHRVREVKMDDKNPLSELQDISDSERKTSTPESSMGSGSEEEEGEENEEESSSQSEGEEEGESGSDSVGSEHSEGAMSDEEQSEEEEEDRENGNHIPPIPESRFDHDSEVSVEEEEEEEAAEEAGDVTPQSPSHSATPEDNFIPESPPISPVELKKELPKYLPALQGCRSVEEFQCLNRIEEGTYGVVYRAKDKKTDEIVALKRLKMEKEKEGFPITSLREINTILKAQHPNIVTVREIVVGSNMDKIYIVMNYVEHDLKSLMETMKQPFLPGEVKTLMIQLLRGVRHLHDNWILHRDLKTSNLLLSHKGILKIGDFGLAREYGSPLKPYTPVVVTLWYRSPDLLLGAKEYSTAVDMWSVGCIFGELLTQKPLFPGKSEIDQINKVFKDLGSPSEKIWPGYSELPAVKKMTFTEYPYNNLRKRFGALLSDQGFDLMNKFLTYCPAKRISADEALKHEYFRESPLPIEPSMFPTWPAKSEQQRVKRGTSPRPPEGGQDFSQLGDDDLKETGFHLTTANQGASKAGPGFSLKF; encoded by the exons ATGGGGGACGAAAAGGAAACCTGGAAAGTTAAGACATTAGACGAAATCCTACAAGAGAAGAAACGCAGACGAGAGCTGGAAGAGAAGAGTGACCCTAAACGCCCGAAGAAC ACGGATGATCGGGAATCCAAACGGGACACTCCGGAGGAAGGAGAGCTACGAGACAACAGGATGGAAATAACCATCAGGAATTCCCCCTACACACGGGAAGACTCGACggaggacag GGATCGACTGGAGCAGCTGGAGCGCCAGCGGGAACGAGAGCGCAAGCTCCGAGAGCAGCAGCAGAAGGAGCAGAGAGAGCTGAAGGAgcgagagaggagagaagaggagcgcCGCAAGCAGAGAGAGCCCCGCAGGGACG ggccTGTGTCTCATCACAGAGGAGCTCCTGCAGACGAGTACACAGATAAAGGGCGCTCGCGTCACCGAAGCCGCAGCCGAAGCCCTGCTCGCCAGCAGAGAGAGGTCAAAGCTGAGAGCAGCGAACAACACCGAG tGCGAGAGGTTAAGATGGATGATAAAAACCCCCTGTCTGAGCTACAGGACATCAGTGACAGTGAGAGGAAGACCAGCACACCAGAGTCATCCATGG GCTCTGGGTCTGAGGAAGAGGAAGGTGAAGAGAATGAAGAAGAGTCCAGCAGTCAGAGTGAGGGAGAGGAAGAGGGCGAGTCAGGATCAGACTCTGTGGGGTCAGAACACAGCGAAG GTGCAATGAGTGATGAAGAACAgtcagaggaggaagaagaggaccGAGAAAATGGAAACCACATTCCTCCCA TTCCAGAGTCCCGGTTTGATCATGACTCGGAGGTGAGtgttgaggaagaggaggaagaagaggcagCCGAGGAGGCCGGAGACGTCACCCCACAGTCTCCCTCTCATTCAGCCACTCCAGAAGACAACTTCATCCCCGAATCACCACCCATCTCACCCGTAGAGCTGAAGAAAGAGCTGCCCAAATACCTGCCGGCTCTACAG GGCTGCCGGAGCGTGGAGGAGTTCCAGTGCTTGAACCGCATTGAAGAAGGCACTTACGGTGTCGTCTACAGAGCCAAAGACAAGAAGACGGATGAAATCGTGGCCCTGAAGCGACTGAAgatggagaaggagaaggagggcTTTCCCATCACCTCCCTCAGAGAGATCAACACCATCCTGAAGGCCCAGCACCCCAACATCGTCACCGTCCGG GAGATCGTTGTGGGAAGTAATATGGATAAAATCTACATTGTGATGAATTATGTGGAGCATGATCTGAAGAGTCTAATGGAGACCATGAAACAGCCCTTCCTGCCCG GTGAAGTCAAGACACTGATGATCCAGCTGCTGAGAGGCGTCCGTCATCTCCATGATAACTGGATCCTCCACCGTGACCTGAAGACCTCCAACCTGCTGCTGAGCCACAAAGGCATTCTGAAG ATTGGAGACTTTGGTTTGGCTCGAGAGTACGGCTCTCCGCTCAAGCCCTACACACCTGTGGTGGTCACGCTGTGGTACCGCTCACCTGATCTGCTGCTGGGGGCAAAG GAATACTCCACAGCGGTGGACATGTGGTCGGTCGGCTGTATATTTGGAGAACTTCTCACACAGAAACCTTTATTCCCTGGCAAATCAGAGATCGATCAAATCAACAAAGTTTTTAAG gacttGGGCTCTCCCAGTGAGAAGATTTGGCCGGGATACAGCGAGCTGCCTGCGGTGAAGAAGATGACTTTCACAGAATATCCTTACAATAACCTGCGCAAGCGCTTTGGGGCGCTGCTGTCCGACCAGGGCTTTGACCTCATGAACAA ATTTCTGACGTACTGCCCTGCCAAGCGGATCAGCGCTGATGAAGCACTTAAACACGAGTATTTCCGTGAGTCTCCGCTCCCCATCGAGCCCTCCATGTTCCCCACCTGGCCGGCCAAGAGCGAGCAGCAGCGGGTGAAGAGAGGAACGAGCCCACGGCCGCCGGAGGGAGGACAGGACTTCAGCCAGCTG GGTGATGATGATCTTAAAGAAACTGGTTTCCATTTGACCACTGCTAACCAGGGCGCCTCCAAAGCCGGTCCAGGATTCAGCTTGAAGTTCTGA